Proteins encoded by one window of Sorex araneus isolate mSorAra2 chromosome 3, mSorAra2.pri, whole genome shotgun sequence:
- the ROBO3 gene encoding roundabout homolog 3 — protein sequence MLRYLLKTLLQMNLFADSLAGEVSNSSELLFGLNSSVAALNHSFPVPGDPPINGSKVGPEDAVPRIVEQPPDLLVSRGEPATLPCRAEGRPRPRIEWYKNGARVATVRDDPRAHRLLLPSGALFFPRIVHGRRARPDEGVYTCVARNYLGAAASRNASLEVAVLRDDFRQTPGNVVVAVGEPAVMECVPPRGHPEPSVSWKKDRTRLKEEEGRITIRAGKLMMSHTFKSDAGTYVCVASNMAGERESGPAELLVLERPSFLQRPVNKVVLANAPVDFSCEVQGDPLPRLHWRKEDGELPPGRYEIGSDHSLRIGRVHAEDEGTYTCVAENSVGRAEASGSLTVHVPPQLVMQPQDQRAAPGESVAFQCKTKGNPPPAIFWQKEGSQVLLFPSQSLQPTGRFSVSPGGQLNITGVQSGDAGYYVCQAVSVAGSILAKALLEVKRASSEALPPVILQGPANQTLALGSPVWLPCRVSGSPPPHVRWKKDGQWLQGDLPRLRPLANGTLYIASMQEPDLGLYSCVAQSPAGEASWSSWLRRRQDWGASPEPPAEASAPPGPPSRPVVTDVTKNSVTLTWKPSEQAGPRVSSYVVEAFSQAAGSMWRTVADGVQLEMHTVGGLQPDTTYLFLVRAAGAWGLSEPSPVSEPVHTLASNPTRPEDDPWRGQRGLAEVAVRVQEATVLGPGTLQVVWTVEGPVQLVHGFRVSWRAAGSGWTVQDLAAPGPQSMVLRGLPAGAQIQVKVQAQGQEGLGTESPVVTRSVPEEAPSGPPQGVAVALGGDGNGSITVTWEPPLPAQQNGVIREYQIWCLGNDSEAHVNGSAAGWARSAVLRGLRPGLLYWTRVAAATSAGVGVASAPVRVQLPSPPASEEPGLEAGPGLAERLARVLRAPAFLAGGGAACGALLLGLCAALYWRRQQRKELSHYTASFAYTPAVSFPHSEGLSAASSRPPAGLGAPYPWLADSWPHPSRSPSGQDPRGSCCPGGRAEPDDRYYNEAGISLYLAQTARGAAPPAEAPGYSGVDPAGEELQTFHAGFPQHPSAGAGSWNPYAPPEWSEGDSGARAGKAKLLGKPVPMPALSWPEALPPPPLSSELSGLEGPEQELEGSSQPDDWCPPVAGRSQLAGPRAVGSAPASPTPSYGQLSTAPLTPSPPALPPPPPDLPRLPQGSRKVPLGPSSPLSVSQPALGSHEGRLGALGAGLAPSPPLSPSPAPITSGRSRQGPGEQGPRGRARKKAKALPCRREQSPGDLPPPPLPPPGEESHWGPGLRAVGSMSSLERVHGGERRPAPAAPLGAQRGPHLDDEAWAPYGRPGFLARGPSTSSTAGSNSSRGSSGSRGSRGPGRSRSRSQSHRPGQKRREDPR from the exons ATGCTGCGCTACCTGCTCAAGACGCTGCTGCAGATGAACTTGTTCGCCGACTCCCTGGCCGGCGAGGTCTCCAACTCGAGCGAGCTGCTCTTCGGCCTCAACTCCTCCGTGGCGGCGCTCAACCACAGCTTCCCGGTCCCCGGAGACCCTCCTATCAACG GCTCAAAGGTGGGGCCAGAGGACGCGGTACCCCGCATCGTGGAGCAGCCGCCGGACCTGCTGGTGTCGCGGGGCGAGCCGGCCACGCTGCCCTGCCGCGCCGAAGGCCGGCCGCGGCCGCGCATCGAGTGGTACAAGAACGGGGCGCGCGTGGCCACGGTGCGGGACGACCCGCGCGCGCACCGCCTGCTGCTGCCCAGCGGCGCCCTCTTCTTCCCGCGCATCGTGCACGGCCGCCGCGCGCGGCCCGACGAGGGCGTCTACACTTGCGTGGCGCGCAACTACCTGGGAGCCGCGGCCAGCAGAAACGCCTCGCTGGAAGTGGCCG tCCTCCGCGATGATTTCCGGCAGACTCCGGGGAACGTGGTGGTGGCCGTGGGGGAGCCCGCGGTCATGGAATGCGTGCCCCCCCGCGGCCACCCGGAGCCTTCGGTGTCCTGGAAGAAGGACCGGACGCGActcaaggaggaggagggaaggatcaCG ATCCGCGCGGGGAAGCTGATGATGAGCCACACGTTCAAGAGCGACGCGGGCACCTATGTGTGCGTGGCCTCCAACATGGCTGGCGAGCGCGAGAGCGGGCCCGCAGAGCTTCTGGTACTGG AGCGCCCCTCTTTCCTGCAGCGGCCAGTGAACAAGGTGGTCCTGGCCAACGCCCCTGTGGATTTCTCCTGTGAGGTGCAGGGGGACCCCCTACCTCGTCTCCACTGGCGCAAGGAGGATGGGGAACTGCCCCCGGGCAG GTATGAGATCGGGAGCGACCACAGCCTCCGGATTGGGCGTGTACACGCGGAGGATGAGGGCACCTACACCTGTGTGGCGGAGAACAGCGTGGGCCGTGCCGAGGCGTCCGGCTCACTCACTGTGCACG TGCCACCCCAGCTGGTGATGCAGCCCCAGGACCAGAGGGCAGCCCCTGGAGAGAGTGTGGCTTTCCAGTGCAAGACCAAAGGAAACCCCCCGCCCGCCATCTTCTGGCAGAAGGAGGGGAGTCAG GTTCTGCTCTTCCCCAGTCAGTCACTGCAGCCCACAGGGCGCTTCTCCGTGTCCCCGGGGGGCCAGCTCAACATCACCGGGGTGCAGAGCGGGGACGCTGGCTACTACGTGTGCCAGGCAGTCAGTGTGGCCGGCAGCATCCTGGCCAAGGCCCTGCTGGAGGTGAAAAGAG cctcctccgAGGCACTGCCCCCTGTCATCCTCCAGGGACCAGCCAACCAGACActggccctggggtcccccgTGTGGCTGCCCTGCAGAGTCAgtgggagccccccgccccatgTCCGCTGGAAGAAGGACGGCCAGTGGCTGCAGGGGGACCTCCCCCGGCTCCGTCCACTGGCCAACGGTACCCTGTACATTGCCAGCATGCAG gagCCGGACTTGGGGCTCTATAGCTGCGTGGCCCAGAGTCCTGCAGGCGAGGCCTCGTGGAGCAGCTGGCTGCGGCGCCGCC AGGATTGGGGAGCATCCCCAGAGCCCCCTGCTGAAGCCAGCGCTCCACCCGGGCCTCCCTCGAGGCCTGTGGTCACTGACGTCACCAAGAACAGTGTCACGCTGACCTGGAAGCCCAGCGAGCAGGCCGGGCCCCGAGTGTCCTCCTACGTGGTCGAGGCCTTCAG CCAGGCTGCGGGCAGCATGTGGCGCACGGTGGCTGACGGGGTACAGCTGGAGATGCACACGGTGGGGGGCCTGCAGCCCGACACCACCTACCTTTTCCTGGTGCGTGCCGCGGGCGCCTGGGGCCTCAGTGAGCCCAGCCCCGTCTCTGAGCCTGTCCACACCCTAG ccAGCAACCCCACACGGCCAGAGGACGACCCATGGCGAGGCCAGCGGGGACTGGCTGAAGTGGCTGTGCGTGTGCAGGAGGCCACGGTCCTGGGGCCCGGGACCCTGCAGGTGGTGTGGACT GTCGAGGGGCCTGTGCAGCTGGTGCACGGCTTCCGTGTGTCCTGGAGGGCAGCGGGCTCCGGCTGGACAGTGCAGGATCTGGCCGCGCCAGGCCCCCAGAGCATGGTGCTGAGGGGGCTCCCCGCAGGCGCCCAAATCCAGGTCAAGGTGCAAGCCCAAggccaggaggggctgggcaCTGAGAGCCCCGTGGTGACCAGGAGTGTCCCGGAGGAGG cccccagtgGCCCCCCCCAGGGAGTGGCCGTGGCCTTGGGGGGTGACGGCAATGGCAGCATCACGGTGACCTGGGAACCGCCACTGCCCGCCCAGCAGAACGGGGTCATCAGGGAGTaccag ATCTGGTGTCTGGGCAATGACAGCGAAGCCCACGTCAACGGCTCTGCAGCCGGCTGGGCCCGCTCTGCGGTGCTGCGGGGCCTGCGGCCGGGCCTGCTCTACTGGACCCGGGTAGCGGCGGCCACCAGCGCGGGCGTGGGCGTGGCCAGCGCCCCGGTGCGGGTGCAGCTGC CATCCCCGCCGGCATCCGAGGAGCCAGGGCTGGAGGCCGGGCCCGGGCTGGCAGAGCGCCTGGCGCGGGTGTTGCGGGCACCCGCCTTCCTGGCTGGCGGCGGCGCGGCTTGCGGGGCGCTACTGCTCGGGCTCTGCGCTGCGCTGTACTGGCGAAGGCAGCAGCGCAAGGAGCTCAGCCACTATACCG CCTCCTTCGCCTACACGCCTGCAG TGTCATTCCCCCACTCTGAAGGCCTCTCGGCAGCCAGCAGCAG GCCGCCTGCCGGCCTCGGCGCCCCCTACCCGTGGCTGGCGGACTCCTGGCCCCACCCGTCCCGGAGCCCCTCGGGCCAGGACCCCAGGGGCAGCTGCTGCCCGGGGGGCCGTGCTGAACCCGACGACAGATACTACAATG AGGCGGGTATTTCCCTGTACCTGGCTCAGACGGCGCGGGGTGCAGCGCCCCCTGCCGAGGCTCCGGGGTACAGCGGCGTGGACCCCGCCGGGGAGGAGCTGCAGACGTTCCACGCGGGCTTCCCACAGCACCCCTCGGCGGGCGCGGGCTCCTGGAACCCCTACGCGCCCCCAGAGTGGAGCGAGGGGGACAGCG GAGCCAGGGCGGGCAAGGCGAAGCTCCTGGGGAAGCCGGTGCCCATGCCCGCCCTCAGCTGGCCGGAAGCCCTGCCCCCGCCACCCCTGTCCAGCGAGCTGAGCGGCCTGGAGGGGCCTGAACAGGAGCTGGAGGGCAG CTCACAGCCAGATGACTGGTGCCCACCAGTGGCCGGGAGGAGCCAGCTGGCAGGGCCTCGGGCAGTGGGATCGGCCCCTGCATCCCCTACCCCGTCCTACGGGCAGCTGTCCACCGCCCCCCTGacgccctccccacctgccctgcccccaccgccccctgACCTGCCGCGTCTGCCTCAGGGGTCCAG GAAGGTGCCCCTGGGGCCCAGCTCCCCCCTCAGCGTGTCGCAGCCTGCGCTGGGTAGCCacgagggcaggctgggggccctgggcgccggcctggccccctccccacccctcagccccagcccggcccccattACCTCGG GGAGGAGCCGGCAGGGGCCGGGGGAGCAGGGGCCCCGCGGCCGGGCCCGGAAGAAAGCCAAGGCTCTTCCTTGCAGGCGGGAGCAGAGCCCAGGGG ACCTGCCGCCGCCTCCTTTGCCACCGCCGGGGGAGGAGTCGCactggggcccggggctgagggCCGTGGGCAGCATGTCCTCCTTGGAGCGGGTGCACGGCGGGGAGCGGAGGCCGGCTCCAGCGGCACCCCTAGGGGCACAGAGGGGCCCCCACCTGGACG ATGAGGCCTGGGCCCCctacggccgacccggtttcctGGCGCGGGGCCCCAGCACCAGCTCCACGGCGGGCAGCAACTCGTCCAGGGGTTCCAGTGGTTCTCGGGGCTCCCGGGGCCCcggccgcagccgcagccgcagccagAGCCACCGGCCGGGACAGAAGCGCCGAGAG gACCCGAGATGA
- the ROBO4 gene encoding roundabout homolog 4, translating into MGSVRAGLLGVQCALSLLLLLSPGGLAQDSPPRITIHPEDQLLQGPGPARMSCRASGQPPPTIRWMLNGQPLSMTATDPYHLLPDGTLLLLPAPAQGQELGVYTCEASNRLGTAVSRGARLSAAVLQEDFQVQPRDTVATVGKQVTLECGPPWGRPEPTVSWWKDGKPLALQPGRHKMVRGSLLVARAEKSDGGTYMCVATNRAGRRESRAARVSVQEPPDSKEPLRLLAVRIQLENATLLNPRPAGGRSPGPAVWLRWKVSGPAAPAESYTALFRAQGAPWAEAPLAGKQSAELGGLRWGQDYELKVRPSSGRARGPDSNVLLLRLPEQVPSAPPQGVTLKANNGSVLVSWAPPPAEHHNGIIRGYQVWSLGNASVPSANWTVAGEQTQLEMATRMPGSYCVQVAAMTGAGAGDPSTPVCLLLEQPVEQAAREPGSRAPWTLRQLKAALARPEVIASSAVGLWLLLLGTAVCIHRRRRAGVHLGPGLYRYTSEDAILKHRMDHSDSPWLADTWRSTSGSRDLSSTSSLSSRLGVDPRDALDGRHSLISWDPRSPGVPLLPDTSTFYGSLIAELPSSPPARPSPQAPAVRRLPPQRARLSSPWPSSDSLCSRRGLASPRLSLAPAEVWKAKKKQELHQANSSPLLRGSRPVELWAWEPGSGGTGNLSQSPGAVPRALVAWRALGPQLRSSSNELATRPLPPTPLSLQGAPTQGAQAGHPLEPQPPSHLPLSAAPRPSLIPSGPPSPSSPPASSLSGPSPASSHLSSSSLSSLEDDQDSVLTPEEVALCLELSEGEETPRNSASPRPRPPSPPVTYGYISVPPASGLADMGRAGAGVGSDGSSLLCPPRPCPTPTPSEGSLANGWGSASEDNAPSARASLVSSSDGSFLADAHFARALAVAVDSFGLGLEPRETDSVFTDASSPPSPRDALSLPLWEWRTDWLEGLDSNLMQPLAGVLPPWPPDGPLPTRRSQRRRPARKASDSP; encoded by the exons ATGGGCTCCGTGCGAGCGGGTCTCCTCGGGGTCCAGTGTGCCCTGTCGCTCCTGCTTCTGCTCAGCCCGG GAGGCCTGGCTCAGGACTCCCCACCACGGATCACCATCCACCCCGAAGACCAGCTGCTGCAGGGCCCCGGGCCTGCCAGGATGAGCTGCCGAGCCTCGGGCCAGCCGCCCCCCACCATCCGCTGGATGCTGAATGGGCAGCCCCTGAGTATGACTGCCACAGACCCCTACCACCTCCTGCCCGACGGGACTCTCCTGTTGctgccagcccctgcccaggGACAGGAGTTGGGGGTCTACACCTGTGAGGCCAGCAACCGGCTGGGCACGGCCGTCAGTCGGGGTGCACGGCTGTCTGCGGCTG tcCTTCAGGAGGACTTCCAGGTGCAGCCCCGGGACACGGTGGCCACGGTGGGCAAGCAGGTGACTCTGGAGTGCGGGCCGCCCTGGGGCCGCCCCGAGCCCACTGTCTCGTGGTGGAAGGACGGGAAGCCCCTTGCCCTGCAGCCTGGGCGGCACAAA ATGGTCCGGGGCTCCCTGCTGGTGGCGCGAGCTGAGAAGAGCGATGGGGGCACCTACATGTGCGTGGCCACCAACAGGGCGGGCCGCAGGGAGAGCCGGGCCGCCAGAGTGTCTGTGCAGG agccccctGACTCCAAGGAACCCCTgagactcctggctgtgcgcatTCAACTGGAGAACGCGACCCTCCTGAACCCAAGGCCTGCCGGGGGCCGCTCGCCAGGGCCTGCCGTGTGGCTCCGCTGGAAG GTGAGCGGCCCGGCCGCCCCGGCTGAGTCCTACACAGCCCTGTTCAGGGCCCAGGGAGCGCCGTGGGCCGAGGCCCCACTGGCCGGGAAGCAGAGCGCCGAGCTGGGAGGCCTCCGCTGGGGCCAGGACTACGAGCTCAAAGTGAGACCATCCTCCGGCCGTGCCCGCGGCCCCGACAGCAACGTGCTGCTCCTGAGGCTGCCTGAGCAAG TGCCCAGTGCCCCTCCTCAGGGGGTGACCCTCAAGGCTAACAATGGCAGTGTCCTCGTGAGCTGGGCCCCACCGCCAGCTGAGCACCACAACGGCATCATCCGTGGCTACCAG GTCTGGAGCCTGGGCAATGCCTCCGTGCCCTCCGCCAACTGGACAGTGGCGGGTGAGCAGACCCAGCTGGAGATGGCCACGCGGATGCCAGGCTCCTATTGCGTGCAGGTGGCCGCCATGACGGGAGCCGGGGCTGGGGATCCCAGCACCCCTGTCTGCCTCCTTCTAG AGCAGCCCGTGGAGCAAGCGGCCCGAGAGCCGGGGAGCAGGGCACCGTGGACACTGAGGCAGCTGAAGGCCGCCCTGGCCCGGCCTGAGGTCATTGCCAGCAGCGCTGTGGGGCTCTGGTTACTGCTGCTGGGCACTGCTGTGTGTATCCACCGCCGGCGTCGAGCTGGGGTGCACCTGGGCCCAG GTCTGTACAGGTATACCAGTGAGGACGCCATCCTAAAGCACAG GATGGACCACAGCGACTCCCCATGGCTGGCCGACACGTGGCGCTCCACATCTGGTTCTcgggacctgagcagcaccagcagCCTCAGCAGCAGGCTGGGAGTGGACCCTCGGGATGCTCTGGACGGCCGTCATTCTT TGATCTCCTGGGACCCCCGGAGCCCTGGAGTGCCCTTGCTTCCCGACACCAGCACTTTTTATGGCTCTCTCATCGCTGagctgccctccagccccccagcccggccaagcccccaggcccctgctgtCCGGCGTCTCCCACCCCAGAGGGCCCGGCTCTCTAGCCCCTGGCCCAGTTCTGACAGCCTCTGCAGCCGCAGGGGCCTCGCTTCCCCACGCTTGTCCCTGGCTCCCGCGGAGGTTTGGAAGGCCAAGAAGAAGCAGG AGCTGCATCAGGCCAACAGCTCCCCGCTGCTTCGTGGCAGCCGCCCGGTGGAGCTGTGGGCATGGGAGCCAGGGAGTGGAGGCACCGGGAACCTTTCCCAGAGTCCAG GTGCCGTTCCCCGAGCGCTGGTGGCCTGGCGGGCGCTGGGCCCACAGCTCCGCAGCAGCTCCAACGAGCTGGCCACGCGCCCTCTCCCCCCAACACCTCTCTCACTTCAGGGAGCCCCCACTCAGGGAGCTCAAGCTGG GCACCCACTGgagccccagcctccctcccacctgcccctgtcagcagccccccgccccagcctgatCCCCTCAGGTCCCCCCAGCCCTTCCAGTCCCCCGGCCTCCTCCCTCTCAGGGCCCAGTCCAGCCTCCAGCCACCTGTCCAGCTCTTCCCTCTCCTCACTGGAGGATGACCAGGACAGTGTGCTGACCCCCGAGGAGGTGGCCCTGTGTCTGGAGCTCAGTGAGGGCGAGGAGACGCCCAG GAACAGCGCATCACCGAGGCCCAGGCCGCCCTCCCCGCCCGTCACCTATGGCTACATCAGTGTGCCCCCCGCCTCGGGCCTGGCCGACATGGGCCGGGCGGGTGCAGGGGTAGGGTCAGACGGGTCCAGCTTGCTGTGTCCTCCTCGGCCctgccctacccccacccccagcgagGGCTCCTTGGCCAATGGCTGGGGCTCAGCATCCGAGGACAATGCCCCCAGCGCCAGGGCCAGCCTGGTCAGCTCCTCCGACGGCTCCTTTCTGGCCGACGCCCACTTTGCCCGGGCCCTAGCCGTGGCCGTGGACAGCTTCGGCCTGGGCTTGGAGCCCAGGGAGACAGACTCCGTCTTCACGG ATGCCTCGTCACCCCCGTCTCCCCGGGacgccctctctctgcccctgtggGAGTGGAGGACAGACTGGCTGGAGGGCCTGGACAGCAACCTCATGCAGCCGCTGGCAGGGGTGCTGCCGCCCTGGCCCCCCGACGGGCCACTCCCCACGCGGAGAAGTCAGCGCCGCCGCCCAGCACGCAAGGCCTCTG ACTCCCCTTGA